Proteins from a single region of Thermotoga maritima MSB8:
- a CDS encoding alpha/beta fold hydrolase, with protein sequence MSFLKKLLEIVLKRKILFFTLVFISITVFFLLIFFQKEGSLKIGKEGAESGFINLRVEIPPGAFGKQKVLKITRLSDEERKLYPDVFVGDLYRVEFADGVDEFALKPIRLKYYFDAKYLRGENYNNLTFAYATEDGGYRIIPGSMIGKDERGYYVEAFTYHLSVFGVVLRSAGFQKHGIRLLREAVNSSGPAVLLVPGEDPTFEGVVKDNNIWETIFPDRTIMTYEYALYEPRSLAYSEMYRSFIEKEGRRSFIDFESDFLSQEILKYSQYEFDILAHGTGGLIVLRMLQRHPEVNNVRKVVLLSTPVQGTNVVNPLYFSSIFYGKDPEVLEDIFGIEWTKLKMLTLHIRNLIDTLGEVVQEILPDSQLVKELGGFSRNDVEIVSICGDTPPYGVDVSGTELERFYPEFVKGRGDGFVSIQSCRVGKVEQLSGNFYDLYSREENVAYIRELLKYEVQVFSGFRSDDYEEYLPSKNPELSEESAQKVVEVKETEGTEFPVLPVNILFENFLERIRSLELSSYLSGALVGKEVYIATESGVFAWDKKVLDKKIEFFKKIEDYASFVGEGDIFIIDNIGIKKYAPFPLVGDISDALITRNAIIYARVVPGGVRYYLFRNGAEKLIATSPGTTVRMKSENGNYLLITDGEVVAIGSDFKEKGRVLSSLFGEKVKIVDASFKDDAFYILLNDGSIAFVSSSRSETKNYGLAVPKKVLNFQGRILVVYDGVILDLSAGKAQRFDRGIIDVFPGNESLFIVFDEKVRVSVEEWWLSKD encoded by the coding sequence ATGAGTTTTTTAAAAAAACTCCTAGAAATTGTTTTGAAAAGGAAGATTCTGTTTTTTACCCTGGTGTTTATAAGCATAACGGTGTTTTTCCTTCTGATCTTTTTTCAAAAAGAAGGCTCCTTGAAGATTGGAAAAGAAGGAGCGGAATCTGGTTTTATCAATTTGAGGGTGGAGATACCACCTGGAGCTTTTGGAAAACAAAAGGTTTTGAAAATCACGAGGCTTTCCGATGAAGAAAGAAAGCTTTATCCGGATGTGTTCGTGGGAGATCTTTACAGGGTGGAATTTGCGGACGGCGTAGATGAGTTTGCTCTGAAACCGATACGTCTCAAATACTATTTCGACGCCAAATACCTCAGAGGGGAGAATTACAACAATCTCACCTTTGCGTACGCGACAGAGGATGGTGGATACCGTATCATTCCCGGATCGATGATAGGAAAGGACGAAAGAGGATATTATGTGGAGGCCTTCACGTACCATCTTTCCGTTTTTGGAGTGGTTTTGAGATCGGCCGGTTTTCAAAAACATGGGATAAGGCTTCTGAGGGAAGCTGTGAACAGCTCCGGGCCAGCTGTTCTTCTGGTACCTGGAGAAGATCCTACCTTTGAAGGTGTCGTTAAGGACAACAACATATGGGAGACGATTTTCCCCGACAGAACGATCATGACGTACGAATACGCCCTTTATGAACCGCGTTCCCTGGCTTACAGTGAGATGTACAGAAGCTTCATAGAAAAAGAAGGAAGAAGAAGCTTCATTGACTTCGAATCGGATTTTCTCTCCCAAGAGATCTTGAAATATTCACAGTACGAGTTCGACATCCTTGCACATGGAACGGGTGGACTGATCGTCTTGAGGATGCTGCAACGTCATCCTGAGGTGAACAACGTCAGAAAAGTCGTTCTTCTTTCAACGCCGGTTCAGGGTACCAACGTGGTGAATCCCCTCTACTTCTCTTCTATCTTCTACGGCAAAGACCCAGAGGTGTTGGAAGACATATTCGGAATAGAGTGGACGAAGCTGAAGATGTTGACATTGCACATCAGAAATCTCATAGACACCCTGGGTGAGGTGGTGCAGGAAATCCTTCCGGATTCTCAACTTGTGAAAGAACTCGGGGGGTTTTCAAGAAACGATGTGGAAATAGTATCCATCTGTGGAGACACCCCACCTTACGGTGTTGATGTGTCCGGAACGGAACTTGAGAGGTTCTATCCGGAGTTCGTAAAAGGAAGGGGAGATGGTTTCGTTTCCATTCAGTCCTGTCGGGTGGGTAAAGTTGAGCAGTTGAGCGGGAATTTTTACGATCTCTATTCCCGTGAGGAGAACGTAGCCTACATAAGAGAACTTTTGAAGTACGAGGTTCAGGTGTTTTCCGGTTTCAGGAGCGATGATTACGAGGAATACCTTCCATCGAAAAACCCGGAGCTCTCTGAGGAAAGTGCTCAGAAGGTTGTTGAAGTTAAAGAGACGGAAGGTACTGAATTTCCCGTGCTACCAGTTAACATTCTCTTTGAAAACTTTTTAGAACGGATCCGATCTCTGGAGCTTTCTTCCTATCTGTCTGGAGCCCTGGTGGGTAAGGAAGTCTACATCGCTACCGAGTCGGGAGTTTTTGCCTGGGACAAGAAGGTTCTCGACAAGAAAATAGAGTTTTTTAAAAAGATAGAAGATTACGCGTCGTTCGTAGGTGAAGGCGACATTTTCATAATAGACAACATAGGAATAAAGAAATACGCACCCTTTCCTCTTGTCGGTGACATCAGTGACGCTCTAATAACAAGGAACGCGATTATCTATGCCAGGGTGGTTCCGGGTGGTGTGAGGTACTATCTTTTCAGGAATGGAGCGGAAAAACTTATCGCTACCTCTCCCGGTACAACGGTTCGAATGAAATCAGAGAATGGAAACTACCTTCTCATAACGGATGGAGAGGTTGTTGCAATAGGTTCAGATTTCAAAGAAAAAGGAAGAGTGTTAAGTTCTCTGTTCGGAGAGAAGGTGAAGATAGTAGATGCTTCTTTCAAGGACGATGCATTCTATATTTTGCTCAACGATGGATCTATTGCCTTCGTTTCCAGCAGCAGATCGGAAACAAAAAATTACGGTCTCGCTGTTCCAAAAAAGGTCCTGAACTTTCAGGGCAGGATACTGGTTGTTTACGATGGCGTCATTCTGGATCTTTCTGCTGGAAAAGCTCAGCGGTTCGACAGGGGAATTATCGATGTGTTCCCGGGAAATGAGAGTCTTTTCATTGTGTTCGATGAGAAGGTGAGAGTATCGGTAGAAGAGTGGTGGTTGTCAAAGGACTGA
- a CDS encoding alkaline phosphatase, protein MKRLFTLILISLLVALAFSQVKNVIYLIGDGMGLSQVYLTSMLEGRPLSFMKTPYIGLVKTHSANSWVTDSAAAGTALASGFKTNNGMINILPDGTVVPTIFEVAKTYGVRTGIVVTCRVTHATPAAFYAHVKSRDEENEIARQLVENETVDVVMGGGWANFLPKDLGGKRDDNLNLIELAKEKGYIYVKTREELSKISADSDKILALFAPSHLDPASSRKEQPMLYEMVEKALEILSKDDEPFFLMVEGSQIDWEAHDNDIYGVWKEVVEFDKAVQVALDFALKRGDTLVIVTADHETGGLGLSSGDYRVDVDKIRNFKKTTDWIMANYSPKDREKFKKAIEEYFGLTLSDEDLNRISMSKNPKIELGRILGEKVSVGWTTTTHSGTPVPIFAFGPGAENFTGFLDNTEIPRIIMKLTGYSLQYPLLKEPVTK, encoded by the coding sequence ATGAAAAGGCTTTTTACACTGATACTGATTTCCCTGCTGGTCGCGCTCGCTTTTTCTCAGGTGAAGAACGTTATCTACCTCATTGGAGACGGTATGGGTCTTTCTCAAGTCTATCTCACCAGCATGCTCGAAGGAAGACCCCTCTCGTTCATGAAGACTCCTTACATCGGACTTGTGAAGACACACTCCGCAAACAGCTGGGTGACTGATTCCGCAGCAGCGGGCACAGCGCTGGCATCGGGGTTCAAAACGAACAACGGTATGATCAACATTCTCCCCGATGGAACGGTGGTACCCACTATCTTCGAAGTGGCAAAGACCTACGGAGTTCGAACGGGTATCGTTGTTACCTGCAGAGTAACACATGCGACGCCGGCTGCTTTCTACGCACACGTTAAAAGTAGAGATGAAGAGAACGAAATAGCAAGACAACTCGTTGAGAATGAAACAGTCGATGTGGTGATGGGGGGAGGTTGGGCAAACTTTCTTCCCAAGGATCTCGGTGGAAAACGAGATGACAACCTCAACTTGATTGAACTTGCAAAAGAAAAAGGGTATATATACGTGAAAACCAGAGAGGAACTCTCAAAAATCTCCGCGGATTCAGATAAAATACTCGCTCTCTTTGCACCAAGTCACCTGGATCCTGCAAGTAGCAGAAAGGAGCAGCCGATGCTCTATGAAATGGTGGAAAAAGCGCTCGAGATACTGTCGAAAGATGATGAACCCTTCTTCCTCATGGTGGAAGGCTCCCAGATAGACTGGGAAGCCCACGATAACGACATCTACGGGGTCTGGAAAGAAGTCGTGGAATTCGACAAAGCCGTTCAGGTGGCGCTCGATTTCGCCCTCAAGAGGGGAGACACCCTCGTCATCGTAACTGCCGACCACGAAACGGGTGGATTAGGGCTTTCTTCGGGCGACTACAGAGTAGATGTGGACAAAATCAGAAACTTCAAAAAAACAACGGACTGGATCATGGCAAATTACTCGCCAAAAGATCGGGAGAAATTCAAAAAGGCCATCGAAGAGTATTTCGGTTTGACTCTTTCTGATGAGGATCTGAACAGGATTTCCATGTCCAAAAATCCAAAGATCGAACTTGGAAGGATCCTGGGAGAAAAGGTTAGCGTTGGGTGGACCACCACAACACATTCAGGAACTCCCGTTCCCATCTTCGCTTTTGGTCCGGGTGCCGAAAACTTCACCGGATTTCTCGACAACACCGAGATTCCAAGGATCATAATGAAACTCACAGGGTACTCTCTTCAGTATCCACTTCTGAAAGAACCCGTAACGAAATGA
- the pheA gene encoding prephenate dehydratase, protein MKVYVSGKGTLMDALRKELEDSEWQLSESIEDADLIVSSEILEILSSNQRIVDLYPIKEKSIPFYKEKSIRFASIFPVFHGEFAYSEFYVVEKVSDEAIENFLDFLRKLGVVLKDVLWDDYVKLLDRSCAVFYLGSAFRDPFLIDHVSHLLSWEEEKESFLRRGKEVIANLSEGSTPEETPNIVSKVLAALRDPSDITEMRHKIRLIDFILLRFIEERMKVARDVAKEKKKTDSPIVIRDIEEQKIKEILDRTDLNPVRMRRIFEEIMKLAKEEEYRLLGISKTVAVLGPMGSFSDEMAMKLIGSRIPLKYCSTTDEIIEMVEKGEVDYGIVPIENSTYGTVIPVLDALLNHEVEVFGEAKLEIHHCLVAKKKLDLKEIKRIYSHPQAISQSLGFINTYLSHAEIRYTSSTSDAVNLLDDESAAIMSESAAKMYGLLILRRSIQDLKEKNITRFYIIRRKTGKMEGKYTSLFFGVQDRPGSLKAVLDIFASRGINLRKLESRPARTFLGDYVFFVEVEAPLKEEDIRDLERVTAFYKIIGVFDEVEELDVFK, encoded by the coding sequence TTGAAAGTTTATGTTTCCGGGAAAGGAACTCTTATGGACGCTTTGAGAAAGGAACTGGAAGATTCAGAGTGGCAGCTTTCCGAATCGATTGAAGACGCGGATCTCATCGTCTCGAGTGAGATTCTCGAGATATTATCTTCGAATCAGAGAATCGTTGATCTCTATCCCATCAAGGAAAAATCAATTCCGTTTTATAAGGAAAAATCGATTCGCTTTGCAAGCATCTTTCCGGTCTTTCACGGAGAATTCGCTTACTCTGAGTTTTATGTTGTTGAGAAGGTCTCCGATGAAGCAATCGAGAACTTTCTTGATTTTCTGAGAAAATTGGGTGTTGTGTTAAAGGACGTGTTATGGGATGATTATGTGAAACTTCTGGACAGGTCGTGTGCTGTTTTCTACCTTGGTTCAGCGTTTCGGGATCCCTTTTTGATCGATCACGTTTCTCATCTTCTTTCTTGGGAGGAAGAGAAGGAATCGTTTCTGAGACGGGGGAAAGAAGTCATTGCAAACCTCAGCGAAGGAAGCACTCCTGAAGAGACACCCAACATCGTCTCAAAAGTCCTCGCTGCTTTGAGAGATCCTTCCGATATCACTGAGATGAGGCACAAAATCAGGTTGATAGATTTCATACTGCTCAGGTTTATCGAAGAGAGAATGAAAGTGGCAAGAGATGTCGCAAAGGAAAAGAAAAAGACAGACTCTCCCATCGTTATAAGGGATATAGAAGAACAGAAGATAAAGGAGATTCTGGACAGGACAGATCTCAATCCTGTTAGAATGAGACGCATATTCGAGGAAATAATGAAGCTTGCCAAAGAAGAGGAGTACAGATTACTTGGAATTTCCAAGACGGTGGCCGTGCTGGGGCCCATGGGAAGTTTCAGTGATGAGATGGCCATGAAACTGATAGGTTCAAGAATACCCCTGAAGTACTGTTCCACAACTGACGAGATCATAGAAATGGTGGAAAAAGGTGAGGTAGATTATGGAATCGTGCCTATTGAGAATTCCACCTATGGAACGGTCATCCCTGTACTGGACGCCTTGCTCAACCACGAAGTGGAGGTGTTTGGTGAGGCAAAGCTCGAGATACACCACTGTCTCGTGGCAAAGAAAAAACTGGATCTGAAGGAGATAAAAAGGATCTACTCTCATCCCCAGGCCATATCTCAGTCTCTTGGATTCATCAACACGTACCTTTCGCACGCTGAGATTCGGTACACTTCTTCGACGAGCGACGCTGTAAACCTCCTGGATGACGAATCCGCTGCCATCATGTCAGAGAGTGCCGCAAAGATGTATGGGTTACTCATACTGAGGAGGAGCATTCAGGACTTGAAAGAAAAGAATATAACGAGGTTCTACATCATAAGAAGGAAAACAGGAAAGATGGAAGGAAAATACACCTCCCTTTTCTTTGGAGTTCAGGACAGACCGGGCTCTTTGAAGGCAGTTCTGGATATCTTCGCAAGCAGAGGAATAAACCTCAGAAAGCTGGAGTCAAGGCCCGCAAGGACGTTCTTGGGAGATTACGTGTTCTTTGTGGAAGTTGAGGCACCTTTGAAAGAAGAGGATATTAGGGACCTGGAAAGGGTCACGGCGTTTTACAAGATCATAGGTGTGTTTGATGAGGTAGAAGAGCTCGATGTGTTCAAATGA
- a CDS encoding tetratricopeptide repeat protein — MVVVKGLILIFILLSLVSVANDLYSSALSAYLEGDYRRALELFENALREDPTIEERDPLVKLKMGICAYAIGDYEKARAYLSNFPDNVVAQEILKRLSVPEEVWKKYIETEKAGSESKKVEATKSIPFWLPMVVSAATFLSVFFLQRFLMKRLAIRSEKKSSIAEETPEVVEELPEGTVEEIPEEKPSETFAEKLDFLEELLGKVQESNREEYVDVDEVKNRAREILENSEEIPDDLTAEEVNLDVEEVIKELEEKEAYDEEDARKLVLVAKNKLREE, encoded by the coding sequence GTGGTGGTTGTCAAAGGACTGATTTTGATTTTCATCTTGCTTTCTCTGGTTTCTGTTGCCAACGATCTCTATTCTAGCGCTTTGAGTGCATACCTCGAAGGTGACTACAGAAGGGCACTCGAACTTTTTGAGAATGCGCTTCGAGAGGATCCAACCATTGAAGAAAGAGACCCCCTTGTGAAACTGAAAATGGGAATCTGTGCTTACGCAATAGGTGACTACGAGAAAGCCCGTGCTTACCTTTCGAATTTTCCGGATAACGTAGTGGCACAAGAAATTCTGAAAAGATTGAGTGTCCCGGAAGAGGTCTGGAAAAAGTATATAGAAACCGAGAAGGCAGGTTCTGAATCAAAAAAGGTTGAAGCTACAAAGAGTATCCCTTTCTGGCTGCCGATGGTTGTTTCTGCTGCCACCTTCTTATCAGTTTTCTTTCTTCAAAGGTTCTTGATGAAGCGCCTGGCGATACGCTCTGAGAAGAAATCCAGTATTGCCGAAGAAACTCCAGAAGTTGTTGAGGAACTGCCAGAGGGTACCGTCGAAGAGATTCCCGAGGAGAAACCAAGTGAAACCTTTGCGGAAAAACTCGATTTTCTGGAAGAGCTCCTCGGTAAAGTTCAGGAATCTAATCGTGAAGAATATGTAGATGTCGATGAGGTGAAAAACAGAGCCAGAGAAATTCTCGAAAATTCAGAGGAGATACCAGATGATCTCACGGCAGAAGAAGTGAACCTTGATGTGGAAGAGGTCATCAAAGAGTTGGAAGAGAAAGAAGCGTACGATGAAGAGGATGCAAGGAAGCTAGTTCTTGTGGCCAAGAATAAACTCAGGGAGGAATGA
- the rdgB gene encoding RdgB/HAM1 family non-canonical purine NTP pyrophosphatase has product MKKLTVYLATTNPHKVEEIKMIAPEWMEILPSPEKIEVVEDGETFLENSVKKAVVYGKKLKHPVMADDSGLVIYSLGGFPGVMSARFMEEHSYKEKMRTILKMLEGKDRRAAFVCSATFFDPVENTLISVEDRVEGRIANEIRGTGGFGYDPFFIPDGYDKTFGEIPHLKEKISHRSKAFRKLFSVLEKILESENR; this is encoded by the coding sequence ATGAAAAAACTGACCGTCTACCTTGCAACGACGAATCCGCACAAAGTTGAAGAAATAAAGATGATCGCTCCAGAATGGATGGAGATTCTGCCCTCTCCCGAAAAAATCGAAGTAGTCGAGGACGGTGAAACGTTTCTGGAAAACTCCGTGAAAAAGGCCGTGGTCTACGGGAAAAAACTCAAACATCCTGTGATGGCGGACGATTCCGGACTGGTCATCTATTCCCTGGGAGGATTCCCCGGTGTCATGTCTGCCCGGTTCATGGAGGAACATTCCTACAAAGAGAAGATGAGAACCATACTGAAGATGCTTGAAGGAAAAGATAGAAGAGCTGCTTTCGTGTGCAGTGCTACCTTTTTCGATCCTGTGGAAAACACCCTTATTTCTGTTGAAGACAGAGTAGAAGGCCGAATAGCCAACGAAATAAGAGGGACAGGCGGTTTCGGATACGATCCGTTCTTCATACCGGATGGATACGATAAGACCTTCGGCGAAATTCCTCATCTCAAAGAAAAAATCAGTCACAGATCAAAGGCCTTCAGAAAGCTCTTTTCGGTTCTTGAGAAGATCTTAGAATCAGAAAACCGGTGA
- a CDS encoding DUF370 domain-containing protein: MSFVSFGRKVFLPRERVIAVMPISTSVEKRLKNVDFYANKIINATFGKQARTAVVMDSGHVVLIPTRYKIALRVIWGRRRK, from the coding sequence GTGAGTTTTGTTTCCTTTGGAAGAAAGGTGTTTCTTCCAAGAGAAAGAGTGATAGCCGTTATGCCTATCAGTACTTCTGTGGAAAAGAGGCTCAAGAACGTGGATTTTTACGCGAACAAAATAATAAACGCGACGTTTGGAAAACAAGCAAGAACCGCGGTAGTTATGGATAGTGGACATGTTGTACTCATTCCTACCAGATACAAAATAGCACTGAGAGTTATCTGGGGGCGGAGAAGAAAATGA
- a CDS encoding flavin reductase family protein: MDALGKLYTSTAIVTVNVEGKLNGITVAWVTRVSWQPPMVAVSIGKTRYTRELMDRTDSFAVCILGKDAKEIAEYFGTVSGRNTDKFKKYPYTMSEGNLPIPEGTIAYIECDKTGQFEAGDHIVYIGTVRRQKVLKDEPPLIFGEHELL, from the coding sequence ATGGATGCTCTGGGAAAACTTTACACCTCGACCGCTATAGTAACCGTGAACGTGGAAGGGAAACTCAACGGGATCACTGTAGCGTGGGTGACGAGAGTTTCCTGGCAACCTCCCATGGTGGCCGTTTCGATAGGAAAAACCAGATACACAAGAGAACTCATGGACAGGACAGATTCCTTTGCTGTGTGCATTCTCGGAAAAGACGCAAAAGAAATAGCTGAATACTTCGGAACTGTTTCTGGCAGAAACACAGACAAATTCAAAAAATATCCCTACACGATGAGCGAAGGGAACCTTCCCATTCCAGAAGGAACAATCGCTTACATTGAGTGCGACAAGACTGGACAGTTTGAAGCGGGGGATCACATCGTCTACATCGGAACTGTGCGAAGGCAGAAAGTACTGAAAGATGAGCCTCCTCTCATATTCGGAGAACACGAACTGTTGTGA
- a CDS encoding polyprenyl synthetase family protein, with translation MKKEKVEERIREILRPGWDLLTEEAMLYSATVGGKRIRPLLVLTLGEDLGVEEEKLLDVAVAVELFHTASLIHDDLPPIDNADFRRGKPSCHRTYGEDIALLAGDGLFFLAFSQISKIGNSKIFEEFSETAYKLLLGEAMDVEFERRKMEVSQEMVERMYAFKTGALFAFCFSAPFILKGKDHTKMKLLGEKFGVAFQIYDDLKDILGSFEKVGKDLGKDTEKVTLVKKVGIQKAREMADKYYEEVLKGIESEGLFRTLFLLKELKQMVEER, from the coding sequence ATGAAGAAGGAGAAAGTTGAAGAAAGAATACGCGAGATTTTGAGGCCTGGATGGGATCTTCTCACAGAAGAAGCCATGCTGTACTCCGCGACGGTTGGAGGAAAGAGGATCCGTCCTCTCCTCGTCTTGACACTGGGTGAGGATTTGGGAGTGGAAGAGGAAAAACTTCTCGATGTGGCGGTGGCCGTTGAACTCTTTCACACGGCTTCTCTGATACACGATGATCTTCCCCCAATAGATAACGCGGATTTTCGAAGAGGGAAGCCTTCTTGTCACAGGACCTATGGTGAAGATATCGCCCTTCTTGCGGGAGATGGTCTGTTCTTCCTCGCTTTTTCTCAGATATCTAAAATCGGAAATTCAAAGATTTTTGAAGAGTTTTCGGAAACGGCCTACAAACTTCTTTTGGGGGAAGCGATGGATGTGGAATTCGAAAGAAGAAAGATGGAAGTCTCGCAGGAGATGGTGGAGAGAATGTACGCTTTCAAAACGGGAGCGCTATTTGCTTTCTGTTTCTCAGCTCCATTTATCCTGAAAGGAAAGGATCACACCAAGATGAAACTCCTCGGAGAGAAGTTCGGGGTGGCTTTCCAGATATACGACGATCTGAAAGACATTCTTGGGTCTTTCGAAAAGGTGGGAAAGGACCTCGGAAAAGACACAGAAAAAGTGACGCTTGTGAAAAAGGTGGGGATTCAGAAAGCTCGTGAGATGGCCGATAAGTATTATGAAGAAGTTTTGAAAGGTATCGAATCAGAAGGTCTCTTTCGCACGCTGTTTCTTCTGAAAGAACTCAAACAGATGGTGGAGGAGAGATGA
- a CDS encoding DUF368 domain-containing protein — protein sequence MWFFFSGVLMGIANVVPGVSGGTIAVLMGVYEKLIESVNSFFHGNSRSLKVLIPVGAGVLVGVFGIARFLEIFLSKYPVPTHFFFLGLIIVSFVKTKEYFSIKPVNIFFVLLGMFLIFMLHFSGETTAKESMFLLVLGGFVAATAMVVPGISGSLILLIFGVYDHVLYLVSHLIIGELLIFSIGVVAGILVSVKIMNFLLKRFREETYSFIGGMILASLYEVLPKKMNTNVVLPSVLSLVLSLTLGFFLLYIEKKLSVTQKL from the coding sequence GTGTGGTTCTTCTTTTCAGGTGTTCTTATGGGAATAGCGAACGTGGTACCGGGTGTCAGCGGTGGGACAATCGCCGTTCTCATGGGTGTCTATGAGAAACTGATAGAATCCGTGAATTCTTTTTTTCATGGAAATTCGAGATCTCTGAAGGTGCTGATACCTGTGGGAGCTGGTGTTTTGGTGGGAGTATTTGGTATAGCACGCTTCTTAGAAATCTTTCTTTCGAAGTATCCAGTTCCGACACATTTCTTTTTTTTGGGACTCATCATCGTTAGCTTTGTAAAAACAAAGGAATATTTCTCGATCAAACCTGTGAACATATTTTTTGTCTTGCTTGGGATGTTTTTGATTTTTATGTTGCATTTTTCAGGTGAAACAACTGCGAAGGAGAGTATGTTCCTTCTTGTTCTGGGAGGTTTTGTAGCGGCTACGGCCATGGTAGTGCCCGGTATCAGTGGTTCGCTGATCCTTCTGATTTTCGGTGTTTACGATCACGTTCTTTATCTGGTTTCGCACCTGATAATTGGTGAACTTTTGATATTCTCCATCGGAGTTGTCGCCGGAATTCTTGTCTCCGTAAAGATCATGAACTTTCTTTTGAAAAGATTCCGGGAGGAAACTTACAGTTTCATCGGTGGGATGATTCTCGCGTCTCTCTACGAGGTTCTTCCGAAAAAGATGAATACAAACGTCGTTCTGCCATCTGTCTTGAGTCTTGTACTCTCACTAACTCTTGGATTCTTTCTGCTTTACATTGAAAAGAAACTATCTGTGACTCAGAAACTTTAA
- a CDS encoding bifunctional nuclease family protein, protein MRKAWVKTLALDRVSNTPVVILGIEGTNRVLPIWIGACEGHALALAMEKMEFPRPLTHDLLLSVLESLEARVDKVIIHSLKDNTFYATLVIRDLTYTDEEDEEAALIDIDSRPSDAIILAVKTGAPIFVSDNLVEKHSIELEVNETQDEEEEFKKFVENLNIDTFKQMIEKKREEDEEGES, encoded by the coding sequence TTGAGGAAGGCATGGGTGAAGACTCTGGCGCTCGATAGAGTGAGTAACACGCCAGTAGTTATTCTCGGCATTGAAGGTACAAATAGAGTGCTTCCCATCTGGATAGGAGCGTGTGAAGGGCATGCTCTGGCCCTCGCGATGGAGAAGATGGAGTTTCCACGCCCTCTGACTCACGATCTCCTTTTGAGTGTTCTTGAATCTCTTGAAGCACGCGTGGATAAGGTGATCATTCACTCTTTGAAGGATAACACCTTCTACGCAACCCTCGTGATAAGAGATCTCACGTACACGGACGAGGAAGATGAAGAGGCTGCTTTGATAGATATCGATTCCAGACCTTCCGATGCGATCATACTCGCTGTGAAGACCGGGGCACCCATTTTCGTATCGGACAATCTGGTGGAGAAACACTCTATCGAGTTGGAAGTAAACGAAACACAGGACGAGGAAGAGGAATTCAAGAAGTTCGTTGAAAATCTGAACATAGATACGTTCAAACAGATGATAGAAAAGAAGAGGGAAGAAGATGAAGAAGGAGAAAGTTGA
- the lgt gene encoding prolipoprotein diacylglyceryl transferase, which produces MKKILAFLLIAAGSTLFFVFLFIFLSKVFSGEILLSRYIFRIGGFELRWYSTLILMGFLISYFVARKRAKNEGINLEEFDELIFYGVIAGIVGARLYYVLFNLKYYRSLWDALKIWEGGLAIHGAVIGALLTGFLYVRLKKPSFTFLQATDLFTSVLPLGQAIGRWGNFFNYEAFGVPTNLPWKMFVPEPYRPVVYKDYSFFHPTFLYESIWDLLVFFMLSVYFKRYRKRHGEVTCLYFVLYSLGRIVIERLRVDSLMIGNIKAAQLLSAVLILLGFTGFLILRSSQEPKRAF; this is translated from the coding sequence ATGAAGAAAATCCTCGCTTTTCTCTTAATTGCTGCTGGATCGACGCTTTTCTTCGTTTTTCTGTTTATTTTTCTATCAAAAGTTTTCAGTGGAGAAATTCTGCTCAGCAGGTACATATTTCGAATCGGAGGCTTTGAACTCAGATGGTATTCCACTTTGATTCTCATGGGCTTTTTGATCAGCTACTTTGTGGCAAGAAAGAGAGCGAAGAATGAAGGCATAAACTTGGAAGAATTCGATGAGCTCATTTTCTACGGAGTGATAGCCGGTATTGTTGGAGCGCGCCTTTATTATGTCTTGTTCAATTTGAAGTATTACAGAAGTTTGTGGGATGCTTTGAAGATCTGGGAAGGAGGACTTGCCATACATGGAGCTGTGATTGGTGCTCTTCTCACAGGCTTCTTGTATGTTCGATTGAAAAAGCCTTCCTTCACTTTTTTGCAAGCAACAGACTTGTTCACCTCCGTATTGCCGCTGGGGCAGGCGATAGGAAGATGGGGAAACTTCTTCAACTACGAGGCATTCGGTGTTCCCACGAACCTTCCGTGGAAAATGTTCGTGCCAGAGCCCTACAGACCCGTTGTGTACAAAGATTATTCCTTCTTTCATCCTACGTTTCTTTATGAGTCCATATGGGATCTGCTGGTGTTTTTCATGTTGAGTGTTTATTTCAAAAGGTACAGGAAAAGGCACGGCGAAGTAACGTGCCTCTATTTTGTCCTCTACTCACTTGGAAGAATCGTGATAGAGAGATTGAGGGTCGATAGCCTCATGATTGGAAACATAAAAGCTGCTCAGCTGCTGAGTGCCGTGCTGATTCTCCTGGGATTCACCGGTTTTCTGATTCTAAGATCTTCTCAAGAACCGAAAAGAGCTTTCTGA